In Carassius carassius chromosome 5, fCarCar2.1, whole genome shotgun sequence, one genomic interval encodes:
- the gng10 gene encoding guanine nucleotide-binding protein G(I)/G(S)/G(O) subunit gamma-10, whose translation MSSNSNLTTMKRTVEQLKLEASVDRIKVSQAAADLQQYCLQNASKDALLVGVPAASNPFREPRSCALL comes from the exons ATGTCTTCAAACTCAAACCTCACGACAATGAAGCGCACTGTGGAGCAGCTCAAACTCGAAGCTAGCGTTGACAGAATCAAA GTTTCTCAAGCCGCTGCGGATCTACAGCAGTACTGCCTCCAGAACGCCAGTAAAGACGCTCTTCTGGTCGGCGTCCCAGCTGCGAGTAACCCGTTCAGAGAGCCGCGCTCATGTGCCCTGCTCTAG
- the LOC132140208 gene encoding ras-related protein Rab-35-like has translation MARDYDYLFKLLIIGDSGVGKSSLLLRFADNTFSGSYITTIGVDFKIRTVEINGEKVKLQIWDTAGQERFRTITSTYYRGTHGVIVVYDVSSAESFVNVKRWLHEINQNCDDVCRILVGNKNDDPASKVVETNDAQKFAEQMGIRLFETSAKENINVEDMFNCITELVLKTRKECVAKQQQQQQSEVVKLSKSSKRKKKCC, from the exons ATGGCGCGGGACTACGATTACCTCTTCAAGCTGCTCATCATCGGCGACAGCG GTGTTGGCAAAAGCAGTTTACTGCTGAGGTTTGCTGATAACACATTTTCAG GCAGCTACATCACCACCATCGGTGTGGACTTCAAGATTCGCACGGTGGAGATCAACGGGGAGAAAGTCAAGCTGCAGATCTGGGATACAGCGGGACAGGAGCGATTCCGGACGATCACCTCCAC GTACTATAGAGGCACTCATGGGGTTATAGTGGTTTATGACGTCTCCAGCGCCGAGTCGTTCGTGAACGTCAAACGCTGGCTTCATGAAATCAATCAGAACTGTGACGATGTCTGTCGAATATTAG TGGGTAATAAGAACGATGATCCCGCCTCTAAAGTGGTGGAGACCAATGACGCGCAGAAGTTTGCCGAGCAGATGGGCATCCGACTGTTTGAGACCAGCGCCAAGGAGAACATCAACGTCGAGGAC ATGTTCAACTGCATCACTGAGCTCGTCCTGAAGACACGCAAAGAGTGTGTGgccaaacagcagcagcagcagcagagcgaAGTCGTCAAACTGAGCAAGAGCAGCAAACGCAAGAAGAAATGCTGCTAG